From Halanaeroarchaeum sulfurireducens, a single genomic window includes:
- a CDS encoding 4Fe-4S ferredoxin N-terminal domain-containing protein — protein MSESEPNPGVPRLDPDAIESMVESEVPDPEDELDRSEHDTDLGVAMAEDAQRVSRGDMSSETYWAKYDEAAAAEFGEDYRSTPNPAVDKTDSRQTIDDPTADQLSCAVGPMENVAEGLAATEGEDGPTWGMVIDLQKCVGCDSCTVACKAENRTQSGVTYNVVLEEERGEFPDVTRTNIPRPCMQCENPSCVQVCPVSATYKMENGIVNIDYDRCIGCRYCMVACPYGARYLDFGESYEDEVIEADEVDSPEFGVTREDDGPGASPQANATKCSFCYHRLGRGEEPACVETCIGDARYFGDLDADSEVSKMADSTRAFQLKEHTGNDPNVYYLR, from the coding sequence ATGAGCGAAAGCGAACCGAACCCGGGCGTCCCGCGGCTCGACCCCGACGCCATCGAATCGATGGTGGAGTCGGAGGTACCCGACCCCGAAGACGAACTGGACCGATCCGAACACGACACGGATCTGGGCGTCGCGATGGCCGAAGACGCACAGCGTGTCTCCCGTGGCGATATGTCGAGCGAGACGTACTGGGCGAAGTACGACGAGGCAGCCGCGGCGGAGTTTGGCGAGGACTATCGCTCCACCCCGAATCCGGCCGTCGACAAGACCGACAGCCGGCAGACGATCGACGATCCCACGGCCGACCAGTTATCCTGTGCGGTCGGGCCGATGGAGAACGTTGCCGAGGGACTGGCGGCCACCGAGGGCGAGGACGGCCCGACCTGGGGAATGGTCATCGACCTCCAGAAGTGCGTCGGGTGTGACTCGTGTACGGTCGCGTGCAAGGCCGAGAACCGGACGCAGTCGGGCGTGACGTACAACGTGGTCCTCGAGGAGGAACGCGGCGAGTTTCCCGACGTCACCCGGACCAACATCCCGCGACCGTGTATGCAGTGCGAAAACCCGTCCTGCGTGCAGGTCTGTCCGGTGAGCGCGACCTACAAGATGGAAAACGGGATCGTCAACATCGATTACGACCGCTGTATCGGCTGCCGGTACTGCATGGTCGCGTGCCCGTATGGGGCCCGATACCTGGACTTCGGCGAGTCCTACGAGGACGAGGTCATTGAGGCCGACGAGGTGGACAGCCCCGAGTTCGGGGTCACCCGCGAGGACGACGGCCCCGGCGCGTCCCCACAGGCGAACGCGACCAAGTGTTCGTTCTGTTACCATCGGCTGGGCAGGGGCGAGGAACCCGCGTGCGTCGAGACCTGCATCGGCGATGCTCGCTACTTCGGTGACCTGGACGCAGACTCCGAGGTTTCGAAGATGGCCGACTCGACCCGGGCGTTCCAGCTCAAAGAGCACACGGGCAACGACCCGAACGTCTACTACTTGAGGTGA